GATGCGGGTGGCCACCACGGGCGCCTCGCTCGCCAGCGCCTCCATGAGCGACACGGGAATGCCCTCCATCTGCCCGGAGGAGGCCACCACGCTGGGCTGGACGACCACGTCCGCCCGGGCCATCAGCGCGGCCACCTCGTTGCGGCGGCGGCTGCCCAGGAACTCGACCTCGGCCTGAACGCCCGCGGCCGCGGCCTCCGCCTCGAGCTGCCGCCGCAGGGGGCCATCGCCCACCAGCAAGCACCGGAAGCGCGTGCCCGCCTCCTTGAGCTGGCGGCACGCCTCGATGAGGTGGGAGTGGCCCTTGTAGTCCCGGAGGCTCGCCACGCACAGGATGACGGGCACCTGCGAGGTCCGGGCCCGCGGACGGGGACGGAAGATCTCCTGGTCCACCCCGCAGCGCACCACGATGATCTTCCGGGCGGCCTCCTCGCCATAGAGGTCGCTCAGCATCTTCCGGTTGAACTCGGAGATGGTCACCGCGAAGGAAGCCGCCGCCAGCTTCTGGTCGAGCATCGTCCGGTCGATGAACAGGTCATGCGCGTGGCAGGTGAAGCTGAAGTTCAGCCCCGTCATGCGCTGGATGACGAGCGCCGCGAGCGTCGGATGGGTGGCCCAGTGCGCGTGGATGTGTTCGATCTGGAGCCGCTGCATCTCGCGCGCGAAGAGCATGGCCTTGGGAATCACCACGAGCGCGCGCACCAGGAAGCCCCACGAGCGCCAGTTGCCCACGAGCGCCATCCACCACGCGCCCAGGTAGCGCAGGGGGCTGCGCCACAGCCAGTAGAGCTGGGCGGACAGCAGGGCCCAGGAGAACATCCGCCGGTAATGCGCCCGGGCGATCAGCTTGTTGGCGCCCGGGTGCTTCACCGTGCCGTGGCGGCCGAACAGCGGAAACACCTCCACGTGAACCCCCAGCCGCTCCAGCTCGAGGATCTCATAGAGAATGAACGTCTCGGTGACCGCCGGAAACCACGACATCATGTAGGCCACGCGGCGAGAACGTCCAGACGCGGATCGGCTCATTCGAAACTCCTCAAACAGTTCCCGCACTGGAACGAGCGAAGGTGCGTTCTTGGACCAAACCGCCGTAAAGCTGCAGGAGGCGGTGGGCGATGGCCTCCAGCGAGAACCGCGCCGCCACCCGCTCCCGCGCGGTGGCCCCCCACGCGGCGCCCGGACCCGGCTCCAGCGCGTCGAGCAGCCCCTGGGCCAGGGCCGGGGGCGCCTCGGACGGCACGAGCCGCCCATGCACCCCATCCTCCAGCACCTCCGGGGTGCCGCCCACCCGCGTGGCCACGGAGGGCAGGCCACACGCCATGCCCTCCAGGAGCGCCACCGGCAAGCCCTCCGTCCGGGAGGCCAGGGCAAAGACATCGCTGGCGCGCAGCCAGGCAGGCACATCGGCGACCGCGCCCATCAGGCGCACGGACGTTCCCAGTCCCCGCTCCGCCACGCGCCGCCGGAGCGCCGCCTCCTCGGGCCCATTGCCCAGGAGCACCAGCGTGGCCTTGGGGCGCGAGCGCACGAGCAGCGCCCACGCCTCCAGCAGCACGTCCACCCCCTTCTCGGGGGCGAGGCGTCCGGAGTAGGTGACAATGGGCCCCGGCGGCAGCCCCAGCCGGGCGCGCAGCGCGTGGCGCTCCCCGGGGCTCGCGGGACGGAAGGCCTCCAGGTCCACCCCATTGGCGATGCGCCAGATGCGGTCCTCCTCGATGCCCGAGTCCCTCAGCTCCTGGCGGATGGGCTCGCTGATGCTGACGAAGGCATCCGCCCACCGGCGCGCCGCCTCCAGGCGCCAGCCTCCGGCCAGCCAGGGCGCGCGCCTCAGGTATTGAACGTCCCCCTCGGGGCCGCAGGCATGCGGGTTGATGACCAGGGGGATTCCAAGCGCCTTGCGCGCCAGCAGCCCGGTGGTGGTGGGCGAGAGCATCTGGTGGGCGTGCATCACATCCAGCGCGTGGCGCCGGGCCACCAGCTCCTTCAGGCTCTCGGCCAGGTAGGTCGCGGTGGCCACCTCGCGGCGGGCATCGCCCTGCCCCAGGCGCAGCACCTCGACGCCCTCCACGAACTCCCGCCGGGGCAGCCCCCGATGATGACGGGTGAGCACCACCACCTGCGCGCCCTGGGCCACCAGCCGCTGGGACAACCTCAAGGTGTGTGTCTGGATTCCTCCCACGGAAGGAGGAAACACAGCGGTCAACATCGCGATTCGTAGCCCCATCCATCCCTCCCCGGGCAGCGCAAGCTGGTCACGCCGTCCAGGATCGGCAACAGCCTTCCGCCGGGGCTGCAATCCCTTCAGGAGGGATGGGGGCCACCCACAATCCAACACTCCAACGTGGCGCAAAGACAGCCCTCGCTGCAGCCCCATGCTGGCGCCCGAAGTGCATGCCACCCTGGTCTGTATGGACAAGCGGATCCGGCTGGTCGAATTCACCAATACCTTTCACCTGGGCGGCGGCGAGGTGCAGTTCCTGGAGCTGCTCCGGGGCCTTCCCCGTTCACACTATGACATCCAGGTGCTCGCGCTCGAGGCCACGGGCCCGCTGCTGCCCGAGGTGCGCAAGCTGGGGCTGGAGCCCGAGGTGTTCCCGCTCGGGCCCTCGCTCATCCACCGGCAGACGCTTCAGCAGATCATCCGGCTCGCCCGGTGGCTGAAGGCCCAGCGCGTGGACCTGCTCCACGTCCACGACTTCTACACGACGCTGCTGGCGGTGCCCGCGTGCCGGATGGCCGGGGTGCCCGTCGTCGTGGGCCGGTTGGACCTCGTGCACTGGCATGGCAAGGCCCGCCACGCGCTGCTGGCCGCCGCCACGCACGCGGCCACCCACGCCATCGCCAACGCCGATGCCGTGCGGCGCTTCCTGCGCGAGCGCGAGTGGTTCCCCGAGGAGCGCATCACCGTCATCCTCAACGGCCTGCGCCTGGATCAATTCGATGCCCGCGCCGCGGCGGGGCTGGAGCGCCCCCTGCCGGAGGTGCCCGAGGGCGCCCCCATCATCACCCACGTGGCCAACATGACCCACGAGGTCAAACGCCAGGAGGACCTCTTCGAGGCGCTGGCCCTCGTGCGCCAGCGGCACCCCAAGGCCACGGCGTTCCTCGTGGGCGACGGGATGCGGCGGCCCGAGCTGGAGGCCCGTGCCCGGGCGCTGGGGCTGGGCGAGGCGGTCCACTTCCTGGGGCACCGCACGGATGTGCCGGCCGTGCTGCGCCGGGCCACGCTGGGCGTCCTCTGCTCCCGCCACGAGGGGCTGTCGAACGCCGTCATGGAGGGCATGGCTGCGGGCCTGCCCATGGTCGTCACCGACGCGGGCGGCAATGGGGAGCTCGTCGCGGAGGGGCAGCGGGGCTTCGTGGTGCCGCCGCTGTCCCCCCCGGCGCTCGCCGCCGCCATCACCCGGCTGCTGGATGACCCGGCGATGGCCCAGCGCATGGGGGCCGCGGGCCGTGCCTATGTCGAAGCCGAGCTGACACT
The nucleotide sequence above comes from Stigmatella erecta. Encoded proteins:
- a CDS encoding glycosyltransferase family 4 protein; translation: MGLRIAMLTAVFPPSVGGIQTHTLRLSQRLVAQGAQVVVLTRHHRGLPRREFVEGVEVLRLGQGDARREVATATYLAESLKELVARRHALDVMHAHQMLSPTTTGLLARKALGIPLVINPHACGPEGDVQYLRRAPWLAGGWRLEAARRWADAFVSISEPIRQELRDSGIEEDRIWRIANGVDLEAFRPASPGERHALRARLGLPPGPIVTYSGRLAPEKGVDVLLEAWALLVRSRPKATLVLLGNGPEEAALRRRVAERGLGTSVRLMGAVADVPAWLRASDVFALASRTEGLPVALLEGMACGLPSVATRVGGTPEVLEDGVHGRLVPSEAPPALAQGLLDALEPGPGAAWGATARERVAARFSLEAIAHRLLQLYGGLVQERTFARSSAGTV
- a CDS encoding glycosyltransferase family 4 protein, which translates into the protein MSRSASGRSRRVAYMMSWFPAVTETFILYEILELERLGVHVEVFPLFGRHGTVKHPGANKLIARAHYRRMFSWALLSAQLYWLWRSPLRYLGAWWMALVGNWRSWGFLVRALVVIPKAMLFAREMQRLQIEHIHAHWATHPTLAALVIQRMTGLNFSFTCHAHDLFIDRTMLDQKLAAASFAVTISEFNRKMLSDLYGEEAARKIIVVRCGVDQEIFRPRPRARTSQVPVILCVASLRDYKGHSHLIEACRQLKEAGTRFRCLLVGDGPLRRQLEAEAAAAGVQAEVEFLGSRRRNEVAALMARADVVVQPSVVASSGQMEGIPVSLMEALASEAPVVATRISAIPELILDEETGLLVPEKDPRALCVALLRVLSDRNLAQRLGRNGRRWVLQHFNLRGNVVRLAESLAALPPASAQPLETAEKPKVRHTRASRRAKPRPRPEKQA
- a CDS encoding glycosyltransferase; translation: MDKRIRLVEFTNTFHLGGGEVQFLELLRGLPRSHYDIQVLALEATGPLLPEVRKLGLEPEVFPLGPSLIHRQTLQQIIRLARWLKAQRVDLLHVHDFYTTLLAVPACRMAGVPVVVGRLDLVHWHGKARHALLAAATHAATHAIANADAVRRFLREREWFPEERITVILNGLRLDQFDARAAAGLERPLPEVPEGAPIITHVANMTHEVKRQEDLFEALALVRQRHPKATAFLVGDGMRRPELEARARALGLGEAVHFLGHRTDVPAVLRRATLGVLCSRHEGLSNAVMEGMAAGLPMVVTDAGGNGELVAEGQRGFVVPPLSPPALAAAITRLLDDPAMAQRMGAAGRAYVEAELTLERMVSAHDALFRRMLGLPSQDGDGTASSRAA